From the genome of Phycodurus eques isolate BA_2022a chromosome 22, UOR_Pequ_1.1, whole genome shotgun sequence, one region includes:
- the cracr2ab gene encoding EF-hand calcium-binding domain-containing protein 4B isoform X4, which produces MERKEESRRAGGRRSSGWGRIALLDETEEFFQTCDVEGRGFITRTDMRRLHRELPLSAEELEDVFDSLDTERAGYLTLEAFSSGFSQFLHGRRISVTDEPAQSQARGFRTKEAFYQSQWEAKLSGGEDEEEGHFCMLLDSLGAGNVFEDPDEVRSLWARLRRDEPHLLSNFEEFLARVTHQIKEARQEKRDMESALQRKAATHDDEIRHLYEEMEAQIKTEKDRLLLKDSEHLQSKSQDLEEQLSSKERELELLFQKQNRLELECRELSSEKQESHVENVKLKVTNDELARALESTSQGLLVAQDQLAVLQEQAARLHQEKEMEMYRVTEGLQREKQSLMKQLDLLREMNKHLKDERDICSGVQPRTSLRKKQKQRAGLASMLDDSSQPAKSEDDAVAVNSVRKSGGLANGYGVPAAPKAHNVRAKGKKAMARSSSFRRTGRERAKRPETEADVEDEVPDSPRGGWPLRRVISIEEDHLPHLLQGGPQLLQHQLSEEEDGKVAHSDLECGVVPRKPGQFSRAKTTPTSPRGQPVGKETQHVAEAPALGPSRLFKVVLVGNSSVGKTSLLHSFCEGHFHPSITATVGIDFSVKTLTLNSMQIAMQLWDTAGQERYRSITKQFFRKADGVVVMYDVTLEESFKAVRPWLANVKDAAGEGVQILVLGNKMDMDADREVSFKEAEQLAQESKVMFYEVSAYTGKNVTESLTHLARVLMEQEDRVRDTTVILSAQPLKKKACCK; this is translated from the exons ATGGAGCGCAAGGAGGAGAGCAGACGGGCCGGCGGTCGCCGCAGCTCGGGCTGGGGTCGCATCGCCCTGCTGGACGAGACCGAGGAGTTCTTCCAGACGTGCGACGTGGAAGGCCGGGGCTTCATCACGCGCACCGACATGAGG AGGCTCCACAGGGAGCTGCCGCTGTCGgcagaggagctggaggacgTCTTTGACTCTCTGGACACGGAGCGTGCCGGTTACCTCACGCTTGAGGCCTTCTCTTCTGGATTCA GTCAGTTCCTTCACGGCCGGAGAATCTCTGTGACGGACGAGCCGGCCCAGTCGCAGGCTCGGGGCTTCAGGACCAAGGAGGCCTTCTACCAGAGCCAATGGGAAGCCAAGCTGTCCGGGGGCGAGGACGAGGAAGAGGGACACTTCTGTATGCTGCTCGACAGCCTGGGAGCCGGCAACGTTTTCGAGGA CCCGGACGAGGTGCGCAGCCTGTGGGCGCGGCTCAGGCGAGATGAGCCTCACCTTCTGTCCAACTTTGAGGAGTTCCTGGCCAGGGTCACGCATCAGATCAAGGAGGCCCGCCAGGAGAAGAGGGACATGGAGAGCGCCCTCCAGAG GAAGGCGGCGACGCACGACGACGAGATCCGCCACCTGTACGAGGAGATGGAGGCGCAGATCAAGACGGAGAAGGACCGGCTGCTGCTGAAG GACTCGGAACATCTCCAGTCGAAAAGCCAGGACTTGGAAGAGCAGCTGTCGTCCaaggagagggagctggagcTGCTCTTCCAGAAGCAGAATAGG TTGGAGCTGGAGTGCCGCGAGCTGAGCAGCGAGAAGCAGGAGAGCCACGTGGAGAACGTCAAGCTCAAGGTGACCAACGACGAGCTGGCGCGGGCGCTGGAGAGCACCAGCCAGGGGCTGCTGGTGGCCCAGGACCAGCTGGCCGTGCTGCAGGAGCAGGCTGCGCGCCTGCACCAGGAGAAGGAGAT GGAAATGTACAGAGTGACTGAAGGACTGCAAAGAGAGAAGCAAAGCCTCATGAAACAGCTCGATCTCCTCCG agagATGAACAAACACCTAAAGGACGAGCGTGACATCTGCTCTGGTGTG cagccaaGAACATCTCTGAGGAAGAAGCAGAAGCAGCGGGCAGGCCTGGCCAGCATGTTGGACGACAGCAGCCAGCCTGCCAAAAG TGAGGACGACGCCGTCGCCGTCAATTCCGTGAGGAAGAGCGGCGGATTGGCCAACGGCTACGGCGTTCCCGCCGCTCCCAAAGCGCACAACGTCAGGGCCAAGGGCAAGAAGGCCATGGCCAGGTCCTCCAGTTTCAGGAGGACCGGGAGAGAGCGGGCCAAGAGGCCGGAGACCGAGGCCGACGTCGAGGACGAGGTGCCGGACTCGCCCCGGGGCGGGTGGCCCCTCCGCCGGGTCATCTCCATCGAAGAGGACCACCTGCCTCACCTCCTCCAAGGGGGGCCGCAACTCCTCCAGCACCAACTCAGCGAGGAGGAAGACGGAAAGGTGGCGCATAGCGATTTGGAATGCGGCGTGGTCCCCAGGAAACCGGGACAGTTTTCCCGGGCGAAGACGACCCCCACGTCGCCGCGGGGGCAGCCTGTCGGGAAGGAGACCCAACAC GTGGCAGAAGCGCCCGCGTTAGGCCCCAGTCGTCTCTTTAAGGTGGTCTTGGTGGGCAACTCCAGCGTGGGCAAGACGTCGCTTCTACACTCCTTTTGCGAGGGACatttccacccatccatcacggCGACTGTGG GGATCGACTTCAGCGTGAAGACGCTAAccttgaacagtatgcagatcGCGATGCAGCTTTGGGACACGGCGGGTCAAGAGAG GTATCGCAGCATCACCAAGCAGTTCTTTCGCAAGGCCGACGGCGTGGTGGTGATGTACGACGTCACGCTGGAGGAGAGCTTCAAGGCCGTGCGACCCTGGCTCGCCAACGTCAAG GACGCTGCAGGAGAAGGCGTCCAAATCCTCGTGCTGGGCAACAAAATGGACATGGATGCAGATAGAGAGGTGTCCTTCAAAGAGGCAGAACAATTGGCTCAA GAAAGCAAGGTGATGTTCTACGAGGTCAGCGCCTACACAGGCAAGAACGTGACCGAGTCCCTCACCCACCTGGCCCG GGTGTTGATGGAGCAAGAAGACCGAGTGAGAGACACCACAGTCATCCTCAGCGCTCAGCCCTTGAAGAAGAAAGCCTGCTGCAAGTGA
- the cracr2ab gene encoding EF-hand calcium-binding domain-containing protein 4B isoform X3, translating into MERKEESRRAGGRRSSGWGRIALLDETEEFFQTCDVEGRGFITRTDMRRLHRELPLSAEELEDVFDSLDTERAGYLTLEAFSSGFSQFLHGRRISVTDEPAQSQARGFRTKEAFYQSQWEAKLSGGEDEEEGHFCMLLDSLGAGNVFEDPDEVRSLWARLRRDEPHLLSNFEEFLARVTHQIKEARQEKRDMESALQRKAATHDDEIRHLYEEMEAQIKTEKDRLLLKDSEHLQSKSQDLEEQLSSKERELELLFQKQNRLELECRELSSEKQESHVENVKLKVTNDELARALESTSQGLLVAQDQLAVLQEQAARLHQEKEMEMYRVTEGLQREKQSLMKQLDLLRYIETTLFISILISNASACLPPPPPREMNKHLKDERDICSGVPRTSLRKKQKQRAGLASMLDDSSQPAKSEDDAVAVNSVRKSGGLANGYGVPAAPKAHNVRAKGKKAMARSSSFRRTGRERAKRPETEADVEDEVPDSPRGGWPLRRVISIEEDHLPHLLQGGPQLLQHQLSEEEDGKVAHSDLECGVVPRKPGQFSRAKTTPTSPRGQPVGKETQHVAEAPALGPSRLFKVVLVGNSSVGKTSLLHSFCEGHFHPSITATVGIDFSVKTLTLNSMQIAMQLWDTAGQERYRSITKQFFRKADGVVVMYDVTLEESFKAVRPWLANVKDAAGEGVQILVLGNKMDMDADREVSFKEAEQLAQESKVMFYEVSAYTGKNVTESLTHLARVLMEQEDRVRDTTVILSAQPLKKKACCK; encoded by the exons ATGGAGCGCAAGGAGGAGAGCAGACGGGCCGGCGGTCGCCGCAGCTCGGGCTGGGGTCGCATCGCCCTGCTGGACGAGACCGAGGAGTTCTTCCAGACGTGCGACGTGGAAGGCCGGGGCTTCATCACGCGCACCGACATGAGG AGGCTCCACAGGGAGCTGCCGCTGTCGgcagaggagctggaggacgTCTTTGACTCTCTGGACACGGAGCGTGCCGGTTACCTCACGCTTGAGGCCTTCTCTTCTGGATTCA GTCAGTTCCTTCACGGCCGGAGAATCTCTGTGACGGACGAGCCGGCCCAGTCGCAGGCTCGGGGCTTCAGGACCAAGGAGGCCTTCTACCAGAGCCAATGGGAAGCCAAGCTGTCCGGGGGCGAGGACGAGGAAGAGGGACACTTCTGTATGCTGCTCGACAGCCTGGGAGCCGGCAACGTTTTCGAGGA CCCGGACGAGGTGCGCAGCCTGTGGGCGCGGCTCAGGCGAGATGAGCCTCACCTTCTGTCCAACTTTGAGGAGTTCCTGGCCAGGGTCACGCATCAGATCAAGGAGGCCCGCCAGGAGAAGAGGGACATGGAGAGCGCCCTCCAGAG GAAGGCGGCGACGCACGACGACGAGATCCGCCACCTGTACGAGGAGATGGAGGCGCAGATCAAGACGGAGAAGGACCGGCTGCTGCTGAAG GACTCGGAACATCTCCAGTCGAAAAGCCAGGACTTGGAAGAGCAGCTGTCGTCCaaggagagggagctggagcTGCTCTTCCAGAAGCAGAATAGG TTGGAGCTGGAGTGCCGCGAGCTGAGCAGCGAGAAGCAGGAGAGCCACGTGGAGAACGTCAAGCTCAAGGTGACCAACGACGAGCTGGCGCGGGCGCTGGAGAGCACCAGCCAGGGGCTGCTGGTGGCCCAGGACCAGCTGGCCGTGCTGCAGGAGCAGGCTGCGCGCCTGCACCAGGAGAAGGAGAT GGAAATGTACAGAGTGACTGAAGGACTGCAAAGAGAGAAGCAAAGCCTCATGAAACAGCTCGATCTCCTCCGGTACATCGAAACAACACTTTTCATTTCTATTCTAATTTCCAATGCATCTGcatgtcttcccccccccccccccagagagATGAACAAACACCTAAAGGACGAGCGTGACATCTGCTCTGGTGTG ccaaGAACATCTCTGAGGAAGAAGCAGAAGCAGCGGGCAGGCCTGGCCAGCATGTTGGACGACAGCAGCCAGCCTGCCAAAAG TGAGGACGACGCCGTCGCCGTCAATTCCGTGAGGAAGAGCGGCGGATTGGCCAACGGCTACGGCGTTCCCGCCGCTCCCAAAGCGCACAACGTCAGGGCCAAGGGCAAGAAGGCCATGGCCAGGTCCTCCAGTTTCAGGAGGACCGGGAGAGAGCGGGCCAAGAGGCCGGAGACCGAGGCCGACGTCGAGGACGAGGTGCCGGACTCGCCCCGGGGCGGGTGGCCCCTCCGCCGGGTCATCTCCATCGAAGAGGACCACCTGCCTCACCTCCTCCAAGGGGGGCCGCAACTCCTCCAGCACCAACTCAGCGAGGAGGAAGACGGAAAGGTGGCGCATAGCGATTTGGAATGCGGCGTGGTCCCCAGGAAACCGGGACAGTTTTCCCGGGCGAAGACGACCCCCACGTCGCCGCGGGGGCAGCCTGTCGGGAAGGAGACCCAACAC GTGGCAGAAGCGCCCGCGTTAGGCCCCAGTCGTCTCTTTAAGGTGGTCTTGGTGGGCAACTCCAGCGTGGGCAAGACGTCGCTTCTACACTCCTTTTGCGAGGGACatttccacccatccatcacggCGACTGTGG GGATCGACTTCAGCGTGAAGACGCTAAccttgaacagtatgcagatcGCGATGCAGCTTTGGGACACGGCGGGTCAAGAGAG GTATCGCAGCATCACCAAGCAGTTCTTTCGCAAGGCCGACGGCGTGGTGGTGATGTACGACGTCACGCTGGAGGAGAGCTTCAAGGCCGTGCGACCCTGGCTCGCCAACGTCAAG GACGCTGCAGGAGAAGGCGTCCAAATCCTCGTGCTGGGCAACAAAATGGACATGGATGCAGATAGAGAGGTGTCCTTCAAAGAGGCAGAACAATTGGCTCAA GAAAGCAAGGTGATGTTCTACGAGGTCAGCGCCTACACAGGCAAGAACGTGACCGAGTCCCTCACCCACCTGGCCCG GGTGTTGATGGAGCAAGAAGACCGAGTGAGAGACACCACAGTCATCCTCAGCGCTCAGCCCTTGAAGAAGAAAGCCTGCTGCAAGTGA
- the cracr2ab gene encoding EF-hand calcium-binding domain-containing protein 4B isoform X2, with product MERKEESRRAGGRRSSGWGRIALLDETEEFFQTCDVEGRGFITRTDMRRLHRELPLSAEELEDVFDSLDTERAGYLTLEAFSSGFSQFLHGRRISVTDEPAQSQARGFRTKEAFYQSQWEAKLSGGEDEEEGHFCMLLDSLGAGNVFEDPDEVRSLWARLRRDEPHLLSNFEEFLARVTHQIKEARQEKRDMESALQRKAATHDDEIRHLYEEMEAQIKTEKDRLLLKDSEHLQSKSQDLEEQLSSKERELELLFQKQNRLELECRELSSEKQESHVENVKLKVTNDELARALESTSQGLLVAQDQLAVLQEQAARLHQEKEMEMYRVTEGLQREKQSLMKQLDLLRYIETTLFISILISNASACLPPPPPREMNKHLKDERDICSGVQPRTSLRKKQKQRAGLASMLDDSSQPAKSEDDAVAVNSVRKSGGLANGYGVPAAPKAHNVRAKGKKAMARSSSFRRTGRERAKRPETEADVEDEVPDSPRGGWPLRRVISIEEDHLPHLLQGGPQLLQHQLSEEEDGKVAHSDLECGVVPRKPGQFSRAKTTPTSPRGQPVGKETQHVAEAPALGPSRLFKVVLVGNSSVGKTSLLHSFCEGHFHPSITATVGIDFSVKTLTLNSMQIAMQLWDTAGQERYRSITKQFFRKADGVVVMYDVTLEESFKAVRPWLANVKDAAGEGVQILVLGNKMDMDADREVSFKEAEQLAQESKVMFYEVSAYTGKNVTESLTHLARVLMEQEDRVRDTTVILSAQPLKKKACCK from the exons ATGGAGCGCAAGGAGGAGAGCAGACGGGCCGGCGGTCGCCGCAGCTCGGGCTGGGGTCGCATCGCCCTGCTGGACGAGACCGAGGAGTTCTTCCAGACGTGCGACGTGGAAGGCCGGGGCTTCATCACGCGCACCGACATGAGG AGGCTCCACAGGGAGCTGCCGCTGTCGgcagaggagctggaggacgTCTTTGACTCTCTGGACACGGAGCGTGCCGGTTACCTCACGCTTGAGGCCTTCTCTTCTGGATTCA GTCAGTTCCTTCACGGCCGGAGAATCTCTGTGACGGACGAGCCGGCCCAGTCGCAGGCTCGGGGCTTCAGGACCAAGGAGGCCTTCTACCAGAGCCAATGGGAAGCCAAGCTGTCCGGGGGCGAGGACGAGGAAGAGGGACACTTCTGTATGCTGCTCGACAGCCTGGGAGCCGGCAACGTTTTCGAGGA CCCGGACGAGGTGCGCAGCCTGTGGGCGCGGCTCAGGCGAGATGAGCCTCACCTTCTGTCCAACTTTGAGGAGTTCCTGGCCAGGGTCACGCATCAGATCAAGGAGGCCCGCCAGGAGAAGAGGGACATGGAGAGCGCCCTCCAGAG GAAGGCGGCGACGCACGACGACGAGATCCGCCACCTGTACGAGGAGATGGAGGCGCAGATCAAGACGGAGAAGGACCGGCTGCTGCTGAAG GACTCGGAACATCTCCAGTCGAAAAGCCAGGACTTGGAAGAGCAGCTGTCGTCCaaggagagggagctggagcTGCTCTTCCAGAAGCAGAATAGG TTGGAGCTGGAGTGCCGCGAGCTGAGCAGCGAGAAGCAGGAGAGCCACGTGGAGAACGTCAAGCTCAAGGTGACCAACGACGAGCTGGCGCGGGCGCTGGAGAGCACCAGCCAGGGGCTGCTGGTGGCCCAGGACCAGCTGGCCGTGCTGCAGGAGCAGGCTGCGCGCCTGCACCAGGAGAAGGAGAT GGAAATGTACAGAGTGACTGAAGGACTGCAAAGAGAGAAGCAAAGCCTCATGAAACAGCTCGATCTCCTCCGGTACATCGAAACAACACTTTTCATTTCTATTCTAATTTCCAATGCATCTGcatgtcttcccccccccccccccagagagATGAACAAACACCTAAAGGACGAGCGTGACATCTGCTCTGGTGTG cagccaaGAACATCTCTGAGGAAGAAGCAGAAGCAGCGGGCAGGCCTGGCCAGCATGTTGGACGACAGCAGCCAGCCTGCCAAAAG TGAGGACGACGCCGTCGCCGTCAATTCCGTGAGGAAGAGCGGCGGATTGGCCAACGGCTACGGCGTTCCCGCCGCTCCCAAAGCGCACAACGTCAGGGCCAAGGGCAAGAAGGCCATGGCCAGGTCCTCCAGTTTCAGGAGGACCGGGAGAGAGCGGGCCAAGAGGCCGGAGACCGAGGCCGACGTCGAGGACGAGGTGCCGGACTCGCCCCGGGGCGGGTGGCCCCTCCGCCGGGTCATCTCCATCGAAGAGGACCACCTGCCTCACCTCCTCCAAGGGGGGCCGCAACTCCTCCAGCACCAACTCAGCGAGGAGGAAGACGGAAAGGTGGCGCATAGCGATTTGGAATGCGGCGTGGTCCCCAGGAAACCGGGACAGTTTTCCCGGGCGAAGACGACCCCCACGTCGCCGCGGGGGCAGCCTGTCGGGAAGGAGACCCAACAC GTGGCAGAAGCGCCCGCGTTAGGCCCCAGTCGTCTCTTTAAGGTGGTCTTGGTGGGCAACTCCAGCGTGGGCAAGACGTCGCTTCTACACTCCTTTTGCGAGGGACatttccacccatccatcacggCGACTGTGG GGATCGACTTCAGCGTGAAGACGCTAAccttgaacagtatgcagatcGCGATGCAGCTTTGGGACACGGCGGGTCAAGAGAG GTATCGCAGCATCACCAAGCAGTTCTTTCGCAAGGCCGACGGCGTGGTGGTGATGTACGACGTCACGCTGGAGGAGAGCTTCAAGGCCGTGCGACCCTGGCTCGCCAACGTCAAG GACGCTGCAGGAGAAGGCGTCCAAATCCTCGTGCTGGGCAACAAAATGGACATGGATGCAGATAGAGAGGTGTCCTTCAAAGAGGCAGAACAATTGGCTCAA GAAAGCAAGGTGATGTTCTACGAGGTCAGCGCCTACACAGGCAAGAACGTGACCGAGTCCCTCACCCACCTGGCCCG GGTGTTGATGGAGCAAGAAGACCGAGTGAGAGACACCACAGTCATCCTCAGCGCTCAGCCCTTGAAGAAGAAAGCCTGCTGCAAGTGA
- the cracr2ab gene encoding EF-hand calcium-binding domain-containing protein 4B isoform X1 yields MERKEESRRAGGRRSSGWGRIALLDETEEFFQTCDVEGRGFITRTDMRRLHRELPLSAEELEDVFDSLDTERAGYLTLEAFSSGFSQFLHGRRISVTDEPAQSQARGFRTKEAFYQSQWEAKLSGGEDEEEGHFCMLLDSLGAGNVFEDPDEVRSLWARLRRDEPHLLSNFEEFLARVTHQIKEARQEKRDMESALQRKAATHDDEIRHLYEEMEAQIKTEKDRLLLKDSEHLQSKSQDLEEQLSSKERELELLFQKQNRLELECRELSSEKQESHVENVKLKVTNDELARALESTSQGLLVAQDQLAVLQEQAARLHQEKEMEMYRVTEGLQREKQSLMKQLDLLREMNKHLKDERDICSGVPRTSLRKKQKQRAGLASMLDDSSQPAKRSPVVQDGSYQSLEALPIEHLQIVFVASSSCSEDDAVAVNSVRKSGGLANGYGVPAAPKAHNVRAKGKKAMARSSSFRRTGRERAKRPETEADVEDEVPDSPRGGWPLRRVISIEEDHLPHLLQGGPQLLQHQLSEEEDGKVAHSDLECGVVPRKPGQFSRAKTTPTSPRGQPVGKETQHVAEAPALGPSRLFKVVLVGNSSVGKTSLLHSFCEGHFHPSITATVGIDFSVKTLTLNSMQIAMQLWDTAGQERYRSITKQFFRKADGVVVMYDVTLEESFKAVRPWLANVKDAAGEGVQILVLGNKMDMDADREVSFKEAEQLAQESKVMFYEVSAYTGKNVTESLTHLARVLMEQEDRVRDTTVILSAQPLKKKACCK; encoded by the exons ATGGAGCGCAAGGAGGAGAGCAGACGGGCCGGCGGTCGCCGCAGCTCGGGCTGGGGTCGCATCGCCCTGCTGGACGAGACCGAGGAGTTCTTCCAGACGTGCGACGTGGAAGGCCGGGGCTTCATCACGCGCACCGACATGAGG AGGCTCCACAGGGAGCTGCCGCTGTCGgcagaggagctggaggacgTCTTTGACTCTCTGGACACGGAGCGTGCCGGTTACCTCACGCTTGAGGCCTTCTCTTCTGGATTCA GTCAGTTCCTTCACGGCCGGAGAATCTCTGTGACGGACGAGCCGGCCCAGTCGCAGGCTCGGGGCTTCAGGACCAAGGAGGCCTTCTACCAGAGCCAATGGGAAGCCAAGCTGTCCGGGGGCGAGGACGAGGAAGAGGGACACTTCTGTATGCTGCTCGACAGCCTGGGAGCCGGCAACGTTTTCGAGGA CCCGGACGAGGTGCGCAGCCTGTGGGCGCGGCTCAGGCGAGATGAGCCTCACCTTCTGTCCAACTTTGAGGAGTTCCTGGCCAGGGTCACGCATCAGATCAAGGAGGCCCGCCAGGAGAAGAGGGACATGGAGAGCGCCCTCCAGAG GAAGGCGGCGACGCACGACGACGAGATCCGCCACCTGTACGAGGAGATGGAGGCGCAGATCAAGACGGAGAAGGACCGGCTGCTGCTGAAG GACTCGGAACATCTCCAGTCGAAAAGCCAGGACTTGGAAGAGCAGCTGTCGTCCaaggagagggagctggagcTGCTCTTCCAGAAGCAGAATAGG TTGGAGCTGGAGTGCCGCGAGCTGAGCAGCGAGAAGCAGGAGAGCCACGTGGAGAACGTCAAGCTCAAGGTGACCAACGACGAGCTGGCGCGGGCGCTGGAGAGCACCAGCCAGGGGCTGCTGGTGGCCCAGGACCAGCTGGCCGTGCTGCAGGAGCAGGCTGCGCGCCTGCACCAGGAGAAGGAGAT GGAAATGTACAGAGTGACTGAAGGACTGCAAAGAGAGAAGCAAAGCCTCATGAAACAGCTCGATCTCCTCCG agagATGAACAAACACCTAAAGGACGAGCGTGACATCTGCTCTGGTGTG ccaaGAACATCTCTGAGGAAGAAGCAGAAGCAGCGGGCAGGCCTGGCCAGCATGTTGGACGACAGCAGCCAGCCTGCCAAAAG ATCTCCTGTGGTGCAGGATGGCTCCTACCAGTCTCTGGAGGCCTTGCCTATAGAGCACCTTCAAATCGTGTTTGTTGCTTCCTCCTCCTGTAGTGAGGACGACGCCGTCGCCGTCAATTCCGTGAGGAAGAGCGGCGGATTGGCCAACGGCTACGGCGTTCCCGCCGCTCCCAAAGCGCACAACGTCAGGGCCAAGGGCAAGAAGGCCATGGCCAGGTCCTCCAGTTTCAGGAGGACCGGGAGAGAGCGGGCCAAGAGGCCGGAGACCGAGGCCGACGTCGAGGACGAGGTGCCGGACTCGCCCCGGGGCGGGTGGCCCCTCCGCCGGGTCATCTCCATCGAAGAGGACCACCTGCCTCACCTCCTCCAAGGGGGGCCGCAACTCCTCCAGCACCAACTCAGCGAGGAGGAAGACGGAAAGGTGGCGCATAGCGATTTGGAATGCGGCGTGGTCCCCAGGAAACCGGGACAGTTTTCCCGGGCGAAGACGACCCCCACGTCGCCGCGGGGGCAGCCTGTCGGGAAGGAGACCCAACAC GTGGCAGAAGCGCCCGCGTTAGGCCCCAGTCGTCTCTTTAAGGTGGTCTTGGTGGGCAACTCCAGCGTGGGCAAGACGTCGCTTCTACACTCCTTTTGCGAGGGACatttccacccatccatcacggCGACTGTGG GGATCGACTTCAGCGTGAAGACGCTAAccttgaacagtatgcagatcGCGATGCAGCTTTGGGACACGGCGGGTCAAGAGAG GTATCGCAGCATCACCAAGCAGTTCTTTCGCAAGGCCGACGGCGTGGTGGTGATGTACGACGTCACGCTGGAGGAGAGCTTCAAGGCCGTGCGACCCTGGCTCGCCAACGTCAAG GACGCTGCAGGAGAAGGCGTCCAAATCCTCGTGCTGGGCAACAAAATGGACATGGATGCAGATAGAGAGGTGTCCTTCAAAGAGGCAGAACAATTGGCTCAA GAAAGCAAGGTGATGTTCTACGAGGTCAGCGCCTACACAGGCAAGAACGTGACCGAGTCCCTCACCCACCTGGCCCG GGTGTTGATGGAGCAAGAAGACCGAGTGAGAGACACCACAGTCATCCTCAGCGCTCAGCCCTTGAAGAAGAAAGCCTGCTGCAAGTGA
- the ccdc59 gene encoding thyroid transcription factor 1-associated protein 26 homolog, with amino-acid sequence MAPTDHKMKKSNVPQKQGNWRKRPEQNAGVKKKKWVPENTFFQGSVKEGQGFAFKRKEKVKHEYNKLVRKEKKKQNMQTSSSSLYRETYPEHLKHLYVAEAEKLKNESWANRVNRAKLRMKGQDREEDRAMEENASSDPEGSGAPEAEDIEESASVAESLPLSNRMKKKLEKSSSFQRSQEEYERVQAKRRKKKEEFLKRKQQRAEAIRKYKEKKTETFQMLCKKTKKGQPNLNLQMDYLLRKIQKNSETTPKN; translated from the exons ATGGCCCCGACAGAtcacaaaatgaagaaaagtaaCGTTCCACAGAAACAGGGAAACTGGAGGAAGCGACCAGAACAAAATGCCGGTGTCAAAAAGAAGAAATGGGTTCCGGAAAACACGTTTTTCCAAGGAAGTGTTAAAGAAG GTCAAGGTTTTGCTTTTAAACGTAAGGAGAAAGTCAAGCATGAGTACAACAAGCTTGtgcgaaaggaaaagaagaaacaaaacatgcagaCGTCCTCGTCATCGCTGTACCGCGAGACGTACCCGGAGCACCTCAAACATTTGTACGTGGCCGAGGCGGAGAAGCTCAAGAATGAGTCGTGGGCAAACAGAGTGAACCGAGCTAAACTGAGAATGAAAGGACAAGACCGGGAGGAAGACAGGGCGATGGAGGAGAACGCGAGCTCCGATCCAGAAGGTAGTGGCGCGCCTGAGGCAGAAGATATTGAGGAGTCAGCATCAGTAGCAGAAAG TCTTCCACTAAGTAACCGCATGAAGAAAAAACTGGAGAAGTCGTCGTCCTTCCAGCGGTCACAGGAGGAGTACGAGAGAGTCCAAGCAAAGCGGAGGAAAAAGAAAGag GAGTTCCTGAAGCGCAAGCAGCAGCGAGCGGAGGCCATCCGAAAGTACAAAGAGAAGAAGACGGAGACGTTTCAGATGCTgtgcaaaaagacaaagaaggGGCAGCCCAACCTCAATCTTCAAATGGACTACTTGCTTCGGAAGATCCAGAAAAACTCGGAAACAACTCCCAAAAACTGA